The following are encoded in a window of Ferribacterium limneticum genomic DNA:
- the secY gene encoding preprotein translocase subunit SecY: protein MAANPNTVGKGGKFGDLKRRLWFLLGALVVYRIGAHIPVPGIDPNALADLFNSQQGGILGMFNMFSGGALSRFTIFALGIMPYISASIIMQLMSVASPQLEALKKEGEAGRRKITQYTRYGTVILALFQGLGIAVALEAQAGLVNDPGFMFRLTTVSTLLTGTMFLMWLGEQITERGLGNGISIIIFAGIAAGLPNAIGGLLELVRTGAMHPLTALIICVLVVVVTGFVVFVERGQRKILVNYAKRQVGNKIYGGQSSHLPLKLNMSGVIPPIFASSIILFPATVANWFGASESMHWLKDVAGTLSPGQPIYVMLYASAIIFFCFFYTALVFNSKETADNLKKSGAFVPGIRPGEQTARYIDKILMRLTLIGAAYITVVCLLPEFLILKWNVPFYFGGTSLLIIVVVTMDFMSQVQAYVMSHQYESLLKKANFKGAPMIK, encoded by the coding sequence TTGGCAGCAAATCCCAATACCGTTGGCAAGGGTGGCAAGTTCGGCGATCTCAAGCGCCGGCTATGGTTCCTGCTTGGCGCGCTGGTTGTTTACCGCATTGGCGCCCATATTCCGGTTCCTGGGATCGACCCCAACGCACTGGCCGATCTCTTTAATTCGCAGCAGGGTGGCATCTTGGGCATGTTCAACATGTTCTCGGGTGGTGCCTTGTCGCGATTTACGATTTTTGCATTGGGGATCATGCCGTATATTTCGGCTTCGATCATCATGCAACTGATGAGTGTCGCCAGTCCGCAACTCGAAGCCCTAAAAAAAGAGGGTGAGGCCGGACGCCGGAAGATTACTCAATATACCCGCTACGGAACGGTGATTCTTGCCCTCTTCCAGGGGTTGGGTATTGCCGTAGCGCTTGAGGCGCAGGCTGGGTTGGTTAATGACCCGGGCTTCATGTTCCGCCTGACCACCGTTTCGACCCTGCTTACCGGTACGATGTTCCTGATGTGGCTGGGTGAGCAGATCACCGAGCGTGGTCTGGGAAATGGCATCTCGATTATTATTTTCGCTGGTATCGCGGCCGGTTTGCCGAATGCTATCGGCGGCCTGCTTGAACTGGTTCGTACGGGTGCCATGCATCCGCTGACCGCGCTGATCATCTGTGTCTTGGTCGTTGTTGTGACCGGCTTCGTGGTCTTTGTTGAACGTGGTCAACGGAAGATTTTGGTCAATTACGCCAAGCGTCAGGTCGGAAACAAGATTTATGGCGGGCAGAGTTCGCATCTGCCGCTCAAGCTGAACATGTCTGGCGTTATCCCGCCGATCTTCGCTTCTTCGATCATCCTGTTTCCGGCGACTGTAGCCAACTGGTTTGGCGCGAGCGAATCGATGCACTGGTTGAAGGATGTGGCCGGTACCTTGTCGCCTGGGCAGCCGATTTACGTCATGCTTTACGCCTCGGCGATCATTTTCTTCTGTTTTTTCTACACAGCCCTTGTGTTTAATTCCAAGGAAACTGCGGACAACCTGAAGAAAAGCGGCGCCTTTGTGCCCGGTATTCGTCCGGGTGAGCAGACCGCTCGCTACATCGATAAGATTTTGATGCGCTTGACCCTGATTGGGGCTGCCTACATCACCGTGGTTTGTCTGTTGCCAGAGTTTTTGATCTTGAAATGGAACGTGCCGTTCTATTTTGGGGGTACCTCACTGTTGATTATCGTAGTCGTGACCATGGATTTTATGTCCCAGGTTCAGGCCTACGTGATGTCGCACCAGTATGAGAGCTTGCTGAAGAAGGCAAATTTCAAAGGCGCCCCGATGATCAAGTAA
- the infA gene encoding translation initiation factor IF-1 produces MAKEDYIEMQGEVVENLPNATFKVRLENGHIVLGFISGKMRMHYIRILPGDKVTVQLTPYDLSKARIVFRVK; encoded by the coding sequence ATGGCAAAAGAGGATTACATCGAAATGCAAGGGGAGGTTGTTGAAAACCTCCCGAACGCGACCTTCAAGGTCCGGTTGGAAAATGGCCATATTGTGCTTGGGTTCATTTCCGGAAAGATGCGAATGCATTACATACGCATTCTTCCCGGTGACAAAGTGACCGTGCAATTGACGCCATATGATTTAAGCAAGGCCCGGATCGTTTTCCGGGTCAAGTAA
- the rpmJ gene encoding 50S ribosomal protein L36 produces the protein MKVHPSVKRVCRNCKVIRRKGVVRVICKDPRHKQRQG, from the coding sequence ATGAAAGTGCATCCTTCAGTTAAGCGCGTGTGTCGCAATTGCAAAGTCATCCGTCGCAAGGGTGTCGTGCGCGTCATTTGCAAGGACCCGCGTCACAAGCAGCGCCAGGGCTAA
- the rpsM gene encoding 30S ribosomal protein S13 — MARIAGVNIPNHQHAEIALTAIFGIGRTRAQKICDAAGIVRSTKMKDLSDADMDRLRDEVGKFTVEGDLRREVTMNIKRLMDLGCYRGLRHRKGLPCRGQRTRTNARTRKGPRKAIAGKK; from the coding sequence ATGGCCCGTATCGCAGGGGTAAACATTCCGAACCATCAGCATGCAGAGATCGCTTTGACCGCGATTTTCGGCATCGGCCGTACCCGCGCGCAAAAGATTTGTGACGCGGCCGGCATCGTTCGTTCTACCAAAATGAAAGACCTGTCCGATGCGGACATGGATCGTCTGCGTGACGAAGTCGGCAAGTTCACCGTAGAAGGTGATCTGCGTCGCGAAGTCACAATGAACATTAAGCGTCTGATGGACCTCGGTTGCTACCGTGGCCTTCGCCATCGCAAGGGCTTGCCTTGCCGTGGTCAGCGCACCCGTACCAATGCTCGCACTCGCAAGGGTCCGCGCAAGGCCATTGCTGGCAAGAAGTAA
- the rpsK gene encoding 30S ribosomal protein S11: protein MAKTATKVRKKVKKNVAEGIAHIHASFNNTIITITDRQGNALSWATSGGAGFRGSRKSTPFAAQVAAEAAGKAAQECGVKNLEVRIKGPGPGRESSVRALNALGMKITSISDVTPVPHNGCRPPKKRRI, encoded by the coding sequence ATGGCAAAGACTGCTACCAAAGTTCGCAAAAAGGTTAAAAAGAACGTTGCTGAGGGCATTGCCCATATCCACGCTTCGTTCAATAACACCATCATCACCATTACCGATCGTCAGGGCAATGCATTGTCCTGGGCAACTTCCGGTGGTGCCGGCTTCCGCGGTTCGCGTAAGTCGACCCCGTTCGCTGCTCAGGTTGCTGCCGAAGCCGCTGGCAAGGCTGCCCAGGAGTGTGGCGTCAAGAACCTGGAAGTTCGCATCAAGGGCCCAGGCCCTGGTCGTGAGTCTTCGGTCCGTGCATTGAATGCACTGGGCATGAAGATCACCTCGATTTCCGACGTGACGCCGGTGCCGCATAACGGTTGCCGTCCGCCCAAAAAGCGCCGCATCTAA
- the rpsD gene encoding 30S ribosomal protein S4: MARNLDPKCRQCRREGEKLFLKGEKCFTDKCAIERRSYAPGQHGQKSGARLSDYGVHLRAKQKIRRVYGVLEGQFRKTFAEADRRKGQTGENLLQLLEARLDSVAYRMGFGASRTESRQIVRHNGVLVNGKRVNIPSFIVKPGDVVQLTDRARASLRCKAALEAAESRGFPEWISVDVKEGKGTFKAMPQRSELPATLNEGLVIELYSK; encoded by the coding sequence GTGGCTCGTAATCTCGATCCGAAATGCCGTCAGTGCCGCCGCGAAGGCGAAAAGTTGTTCCTGAAGGGCGAAAAGTGTTTTACCGATAAGTGTGCCATCGAGCGTCGTTCGTATGCTCCTGGTCAACACGGCCAAAAATCTGGCGCTCGTTTGTCCGACTATGGTGTCCACCTGCGCGCCAAGCAGAAGATTCGCCGCGTCTACGGCGTCCTTGAAGGTCAGTTCCGCAAGACGTTTGCTGAAGCTGATCGTCGCAAGGGCCAGACTGGTGAAAACCTTCTGCAATTGCTCGAAGCACGCCTGGACTCCGTTGCCTACCGTATGGGTTTTGGTGCTTCTCGCACCGAGTCCCGTCAGATCGTTCGTCACAATGGCGTTCTGGTCAATGGCAAGCGGGTGAACATCCCTTCTTTTATCGTCAAGCCGGGTGATGTTGTCCAGCTGACCGATCGTGCTCGTGCTTCCCTGCGTTGCAAGGCTGCACTGGAAGCTGCTGAGTCTCGTGGTTTCCCCGAGTGGATTTCGGTGGATGTCAAAGAAGGCAAGGGCACATTCAAGGCCATGCCGCAGCGCTCTGAACTGCCGGCGACCCTGAATGAAGGTCTCGTCATCGAACTTTACTCGAAGTAA
- a CDS encoding DNA-directed RNA polymerase subunit alpha, whose product MQSSGLLKPRIIDVQSVSPVQAKVVMEPFERGYGHTLGNALRRILLSSMVGYAPTEVGIDGVLHEYSTIDGVQEDVVDILLNLKGIVFKLHNRDVVNLKLAKEGEGPVRAGDIELPHDVEIINPEHVIAHLSTGGKLSMEIKVEKGRGYVPGNMRNLGDAKSIGKLVLDASFSPIRRVAYAVESARVEQRTDLDKLIVDIETNGVVEPEEAIRYAARVLMEQLSVFADLEGTAPVAEASKPAQVDPVLLRPVDDLELTVRSANCLKAENIYYIGDLIQRTENELLKTPNLGRKSLNEIKEVLAARGLTLGMKLENWPPAGLEKA is encoded by the coding sequence ATGCAAAGCAGTGGACTTCTAAAACCCCGCATCATCGACGTGCAGAGCGTTTCGCCCGTGCAAGCCAAAGTGGTCATGGAACCGTTTGAACGCGGTTATGGCCACACCCTTGGCAACGCGCTGCGTCGCATCCTGCTCTCCTCGATGGTTGGTTACGCGCCGACCGAGGTGGGTATCGATGGTGTTCTCCATGAATACTCGACCATTGATGGCGTGCAGGAAGATGTCGTTGATATTCTTCTCAACCTCAAGGGTATTGTGTTCAAGCTGCACAATCGCGATGTTGTTAACCTGAAATTGGCCAAGGAAGGTGAAGGCCCCGTTCGAGCTGGCGATATCGAGTTGCCGCACGACGTGGAAATCATCAATCCGGAACACGTAATCGCTCACCTCTCCACGGGCGGCAAGCTGTCCATGGAGATCAAGGTCGAGAAGGGTCGCGGCTATGTTCCTGGCAACATGCGCAACCTCGGCGATGCCAAGTCCATTGGCAAGCTGGTACTCGATGCGTCATTCAGCCCGATTCGTCGCGTTGCCTACGCTGTCGAAAGTGCTCGCGTTGAACAGCGTACCGACCTGGACAAGTTGATTGTCGATATCGAAACCAACGGCGTTGTCGAGCCGGAAGAAGCCATTCGCTACGCTGCTCGCGTGCTGATGGAACAGCTTTCGGTCTTTGCTGATCTGGAGGGTACCGCACCTGTCGCCGAGGCTTCCAAGCCAGCTCAGGTTGATCCGGTTCTGCTCCGTCCGGTGGATGATCTCGAATTGACGGTTCGTTCGGCGAACTGCCTCAAGGCTGAGAACATCTACTACATCGGCGATCTGATCCAGCGTACAGAGAACGAGCTTCTCAAGACTCCGAATTTGGGTCGCAAGTCGCTGAATGAGATCAAGGAAGTGTTGGCCGCTCGCGGTCTGACGCTCGGCATGAAACTGGAAAACTGGCCGCCCGCCGGTCTGGAAAAGGCGTAA
- the rplQ gene encoding 50S ribosomal protein L17 — protein MRHRNGLRKLNRTSSHRLAMLRNMTVSLLKHEAIKTTVPKAKELRRVVEPMITLGKTPTLANKRLAFDRLRDRDIVVKLFAEIGPRYATRPGGYLRILKCGFRVGDNAPMAFVELVDRPEPTEAVEIEEAAA, from the coding sequence ATGCGTCACCGCAATGGACTTCGCAAACTGAACCGTACCAGCAGCCATCGCTTGGCGATGCTGCGCAACATGACCGTTTCCCTGCTCAAGCACGAGGCTATCAAGACCACCGTGCCGAAAGCAAAGGAACTGCGCCGTGTTGTTGAACCGATGATTACCCTCGGCAAGACCCCGACGCTGGCTAACAAGCGTCTGGCCTTCGACCGCTTGCGCGACCGCGATATCGTGGTCAAGCTTTTCGCCGAAATCGGCCCGCGTTATGCAACCCGTCCGGGCGGCTACCTTCGCATTCTGAAGTGTGGTTTCCGTGTCGGCGATAACGCACCGATGGCGTTTGTCGAACTGGTCGACCGTCCGGAGCCTACCGAGGCTGTGGAAATCGAGGAAGCTGCTGCGTAA
- a CDS encoding SpoIIE family protein phosphatase — protein sequence MTSISTKMKVLAVDDNRTNLHILQVFLKKLGHEVILAENGEEAVRRFAAESPDLVLLDIMMPVMDGFEAARRIKAMPRDRWTPVIFLSALNRDENLVEGLDAGADDYLTKPINFVVLEAKLRSMQRSLAMQQESIDSLRRVQAISDNVLDAIVTSDEHGIIVSVNQSTERIFGWTPAEMIGKNVSMLMPEDERPAHEIRVGNYAGANPPKTIGLERELEAQHKDGHRFAATLTITQIVLDNHRMMVGVIRDISERKRTEQQLRDNARQLQDYYDQTQAEQHLALGLMEKQLHRKGLQDTRLRYTVIPAENFSGDIVAANRSPDGHFYALLADATGHGLTAAISVLPVLALFYRMTKLNRPIREIVLELNHQLKESMPVGRFVAITLVCLNEVQKQGDIWVGGTPEAFLFDRWGRAARTFPSANLPLGIVSNEELGGEPQHFDWADESQLILCSDGLLEATNPQGLQFGIDGLIAATANTSPTDRFAKIEAALAAHQNNSVANDDISLMLIDCP from the coding sequence ATGACTTCGATTTCAACCAAGATGAAGGTACTGGCGGTTGACGACAACCGTACCAATCTGCACATCCTTCAGGTTTTCCTGAAAAAGCTCGGCCACGAAGTGATACTGGCCGAGAACGGCGAGGAGGCAGTCCGCCGCTTCGCAGCAGAATCACCCGATCTGGTCTTGCTCGACATCATGATGCCCGTCATGGACGGCTTCGAAGCCGCTCGTCGAATCAAGGCGATGCCCCGCGATCGATGGACGCCTGTCATTTTCCTGTCCGCCCTGAATCGCGATGAAAACCTGGTCGAAGGACTGGATGCCGGCGCCGACGACTACCTGACCAAACCCATCAATTTCGTCGTTCTCGAAGCCAAGCTGCGCTCCATGCAGCGCTCGCTGGCCATGCAGCAGGAGTCAATCGACTCGTTACGCCGCGTTCAGGCCATATCCGATAATGTACTCGACGCCATCGTTACCAGTGATGAGCACGGCATCATCGTCTCGGTCAACCAATCAACCGAGCGCATTTTTGGCTGGACTCCAGCTGAAATGATTGGCAAAAACGTTTCCATGCTGATGCCCGAAGACGAGCGGCCAGCGCACGAAATCCGCGTCGGAAATTATGCCGGGGCCAACCCGCCAAAAACAATCGGCCTCGAACGAGAGCTGGAAGCGCAGCATAAAGATGGACACCGCTTCGCCGCAACACTGACCATCACCCAGATCGTCCTCGACAACCATCGCATGATGGTCGGCGTCATACGAGACATTTCAGAGCGCAAGCGGACCGAGCAACAGCTGCGGGACAATGCCCGGCAACTTCAGGACTATTACGACCAGACGCAAGCTGAACAGCACCTGGCACTGGGACTGATGGAAAAACAATTACATCGCAAGGGTCTTCAGGACACTCGCCTGCGCTACACCGTCATTCCGGCCGAAAACTTCAGTGGCGACATCGTCGCGGCAAATCGCTCACCGGATGGGCATTTTTATGCCCTGCTCGCCGACGCCACCGGACACGGCCTGACCGCTGCGATCAGTGTCTTGCCGGTGCTCGCCCTGTTCTACCGAATGACAAAGCTCAACAGGCCGATTCGGGAGATTGTTCTTGAACTGAATCACCAGCTCAAGGAATCCATGCCAGTCGGGCGCTTCGTTGCCATTACGCTGGTTTGTCTCAACGAAGTCCAAAAGCAAGGTGACATCTGGGTTGGCGGCACCCCCGAAGCCTTCCTGTTCGACCGATGGGGGCGAGCGGCCCGCACCTTCCCTTCGGCCAACCTCCCCTTGGGCATTGTCAGTAATGAAGAGCTAGGTGGAGAGCCCCAACATTTCGATTGGGCAGATGAAAGCCAGCTCATTCTCTGCTCGGATGGTTTGCTTGAGGCGACCAACCCGCAAGGCCTCCAATTTGGAATCGATGGGCTGATAGCTGCAACAGCCAACACATCACCGACGGACCGCTTTGCGAAAATCGAAGCCGCTTTGGCCGCGCACCAGAATAACAGTGTCGCCAACGACGATATTTCGCTGATGCTTATCGACTGCCCATAG
- a CDS encoding response regulator, whose product MTKTLVLLVDDEELNLEILVEYFDGEEPFVLQTADSGEAAWQLLQNPENDFKLILLDRMMPGLDGIGLLRRMKGDPRLSGIPVIMQTAANSPEQIREGLEAGAYYYLTKPYRRDSLLAIVHAALSDAEARSALSRQLHQHINSLQFLEQAEFAIRTVEEAGQLASFIAHACPNPDAAVMGISELLINGVEHGNLGLAYAEKSRLKQEDRWHEEITRRAALPENAAKEVRLRYDRQADVITLRICDQGSGFPWQNYLEIDPERAFDPNGRGIALARMLSFSSITYEGCGNVAVATIYCDQGKNGEHLT is encoded by the coding sequence ATGACTAAGACACTCGTCTTGCTGGTGGACGACGAAGAACTCAACCTGGAAATTCTGGTTGAGTATTTCGATGGAGAAGAGCCTTTTGTTCTGCAAACGGCAGACAGCGGCGAAGCTGCCTGGCAACTGCTGCAAAACCCGGAAAACGACTTCAAGCTCATTCTGCTCGACCGGATGATGCCCGGCCTGGACGGCATAGGCCTGCTCAGAAGAATGAAGGGAGACCCACGTCTCTCCGGCATCCCCGTCATCATGCAGACTGCGGCCAACTCCCCCGAGCAGATTCGCGAAGGCCTGGAGGCCGGCGCCTACTACTATCTGACCAAGCCCTATCGGCGCGACAGCCTGCTTGCCATTGTCCATGCCGCCCTGAGCGATGCAGAAGCGCGTAGCGCACTAAGCCGGCAACTGCACCAGCACATCAATTCGCTGCAGTTTCTCGAGCAGGCCGAGTTTGCAATCCGAACCGTCGAAGAGGCCGGTCAACTTGCCTCCTTCATCGCCCATGCCTGCCCCAATCCAGATGCTGCAGTTATGGGAATTTCCGAATTGCTGATCAACGGCGTCGAGCATGGCAATCTTGGCCTCGCCTATGCGGAGAAAAGCCGTTTGAAGCAGGAGGATCGTTGGCATGAAGAGATCACCCGGCGCGCCGCCCTGCCAGAAAATGCCGCCAAGGAAGTCCGCCTGCGCTATGACCGCCAAGCCGATGTAATCACGCTTCGCATCTGCGATCAGGGAAGCGGATTTCCATGGCAAAACTATCTCGAAATTGACCCCGAGCGAGCCTTTGACCCGAATGGTCGAGGCATCGCCCTGGCCCGCATGCTGAGCTTCAGCAGCATTACTTATGAAGGCTGCGGCAACGTCGCCGTCGCCACCATTTATTGCGACCAGGGGAAAAACGGCGAGCATCTGACATGA
- a CDS encoding CHASE domain-containing sensor histidine kinase, protein MLPLATFLLLALATLAAWHWQSRIQTQAEELEGNQESAAITAEIRDRLNLHGQFVRSLQAFAAAAPTQDLATWRRFAKAMEIEGSLTGMFAFAYAPAVHSEDLESFQKSNKFPVDRKAFRIFPKTDARLALPLFFIAPESPALNAAIGFDLLSETARREAINRAILTGNIAMTAPIELQPDKGTKRPGFQMVHAIFDDRSLGKHLDENKPTFAGVVLTAYRFDEFMSSFKLPLSSRFVLQIFDESLAHDSDQVHAPTLIYNSDPIHNTSEPPLLHHEIDFGGRNWILHFYPNSNTGPGLDTPALVLYGGLLGSLLLALLVHHLATHRERAERYALSLTRELSEHRDHLQELVHERTASLDAALQQARAANQAKSEFLANMSHELRTPMHAILGFVDLGNRRAINASDPKISQYFLRIDQSGQRLLSLIDELLDLSKLDAGQMLLHPTTFDALALVKQVGAQLESLLLKRKLQLEFKNQATSTHISADLNRVTQVICNLLSNAIKFSPEGGTIRVELANNELPAGRRAADSGSRPGLSISFIDQGIGIPTAELESIFDKFVQSSATKSGAGGTGLGLAICRAIVAQHRGTIVAHNNSGQGACLIVTLPLNCWMEKSGQND, encoded by the coding sequence TTGCTGCCGCTCGCCACCTTTTTGCTGCTGGCATTGGCCACGCTCGCCGCCTGGCACTGGCAGTCCCGCATTCAGACGCAGGCCGAAGAGTTGGAAGGCAACCAGGAAAGCGCAGCAATTACCGCCGAGATTCGTGACCGACTAAACCTTCACGGCCAGTTCGTGCGCTCCCTGCAGGCTTTCGCTGCCGCCGCGCCAACTCAGGATTTGGCGACCTGGCGGCGTTTTGCCAAAGCCATGGAAATCGAGGGTAGCCTGACCGGCATGTTTGCCTTCGCCTACGCTCCAGCAGTACACAGTGAAGATCTGGAGTCATTTCAAAAATCGAACAAATTTCCGGTTGACCGTAAGGCTTTCCGGATTTTCCCGAAAACCGACGCCCGCCTTGCCCTTCCCCTCTTCTTCATCGCCCCGGAGTCGCCAGCCCTGAACGCTGCCATCGGATTCGACCTGCTCTCCGAAACGGCTCGCCGCGAAGCCATCAACCGCGCCATCCTGACCGGCAACATTGCCATGACGGCGCCGATCGAACTCCAACCCGACAAAGGCACCAAACGTCCGGGCTTCCAGATGGTCCACGCGATCTTCGATGACCGCTCCCTGGGCAAGCACCTCGACGAGAATAAACCAACTTTTGCCGGTGTCGTCCTGACGGCCTATCGTTTCGATGAGTTCATGTCATCGTTCAAACTACCGCTCAGCAGCCGCTTTGTACTGCAGATTTTTGATGAATCGCTGGCCCACGACTCGGACCAGGTGCACGCCCCGACGCTGATCTACAACTCGGACCCCATTCACAATACGAGCGAGCCGCCATTGCTTCATCACGAAATCGATTTTGGCGGACGCAACTGGATTCTTCACTTCTACCCGAACAGCAACACCGGCCCCGGGCTCGATACCCCGGCCTTGGTTCTTTACGGCGGACTGCTCGGCAGCCTGTTGCTGGCCCTGCTTGTTCACCACCTCGCCACCCATCGCGAACGCGCCGAACGCTATGCGCTCTCCCTGACGCGGGAGCTCAGCGAGCACCGCGACCATTTGCAGGAACTCGTCCACGAGCGAACCGCCAGCCTAGATGCCGCCTTGCAGCAGGCACGCGCCGCCAATCAGGCAAAATCCGAATTTCTGGCCAACATGTCGCACGAACTGCGCACACCGATGCATGCCATCCTCGGCTTCGTCGACCTGGGGAACCGCCGCGCCATTAACGCCAGCGATCCGAAAATCAGCCAATATTTCCTGCGCATCGATCAGAGCGGACAACGCCTACTCAGCCTGATCGACGAATTGCTCGACCTCTCGAAGCTTGACGCCGGGCAAATGCTCTTGCATCCAACGACATTCGACGCATTGGCGCTGGTTAAACAGGTTGGGGCCCAACTCGAATCGCTGCTGCTCAAACGCAAGCTGCAGCTCGAGTTCAAAAACCAGGCGACCAGCACCCACATCAGCGCCGACCTGAACCGGGTTACCCAGGTCATCTGCAACCTGCTGTCCAATGCCATCAAATTTTCGCCGGAAGGCGGAACAATTCGTGTCGAACTGGCGAACAACGAACTACCGGCCGGTCGGCGCGCCGCGGACAGTGGTTCGCGGCCCGGGCTCTCCATCAGCTTCATCGATCAGGGGATAGGCATCCCGACGGCTGAGCTGGAGAGCATTTTTGACAAGTTCGTTCAAAGCAGCGCAACCAAGAGCGGCGCTGGGGGAACAGGGCTGGGACTGGCGATTTGCCGGGCTATAGTTGCGCAACACCGTGGTACGATTGTTGCCCACAATAATTCAGGGCAAGGCGCCTGTTTGATCGTCACCCTGCCATTGAACTGCTGGATGGAAAAATCGGGACAAAATGACTAA
- a CDS encoding ABCB family ABC transporter ATP-binding protein/permease, with product MRRATALPKPPAGQALPETHVWLTLRTLFPYLWQYRLRVLAAMACLISAKVANVGVPLVFKEMIDGLSGGEQLLALPILLLILYGTLRFSTSLFQELREILFARVTQRAVRQVSLEVFRHLHALSLRFHLERQTGGVSRDIERGSRSISSLISYTLYSILPTLVEIGLVLGILFVKYDMGYVVITLVSLLAYVVFTIKVSNWRIDIRRAVNENDSAANTRAVDSLLNYETVKYFNNEAWEARRYDEQLIKWEEAATRSQTTLAFLNLGQQAIIALGVTAMMWRAASGVVDGRMTIGDLVLVNAFLIQLYMPLNFLGIVYREIRQALTDIERMFKLLSENREIADAPDARDLPTGPLQVNFDAVEFAYESNRQILKNLSFAIPPGKTVAVVGHSGAGKSTLSRLLYRFYDVTGGAVQINGHDLRSLKQTSLRAAIGIVPQDTVLFNDTIFYNINYGRPEASREEVFAAARAAQLHDFIESLPLKYETRVGERGLKLSGGEKQRVAIARALLKNPPILIFDEATSALDSATERAIQTQLEEVAIGHTTLVIAHRLSTVMNADEILVMSEGRIVERGSHGALLAADGNYARMWTLQQQEKQEMESDTQ from the coding sequence ATGCGCCGCGCCACCGCTCTTCCCAAACCGCCCGCCGGACAAGCTCTGCCGGAAACCCATGTGTGGCTGACCCTGCGCACGCTGTTCCCCTACCTCTGGCAATACCGCCTGCGCGTTCTCGCCGCGATGGCTTGCCTGATCAGCGCCAAGGTGGCTAATGTCGGCGTGCCGCTGGTTTTCAAGGAGATGATCGACGGGCTATCGGGCGGCGAGCAACTGCTTGCCTTGCCAATCTTGCTACTCATTCTTTACGGCACGCTGCGCTTTTCGACCTCGCTGTTCCAGGAGCTGCGCGAAATCCTCTTCGCCCGGGTCACACAACGCGCCGTCCGGCAGGTCTCGCTGGAAGTTTTCCGCCATCTGCACGCGTTGTCGCTGCGTTTCCATCTCGAACGGCAGACCGGCGGCGTGTCGCGCGACATCGAACGGGGCAGCCGCTCGATTTCCAGCCTGATTTCCTACACGCTCTATTCGATCCTGCCGACGCTGGTCGAAATCGGGCTGGTGCTTGGCATCCTGTTCGTCAAGTACGACATGGGTTACGTCGTCATCACGCTGGTCTCGCTGCTCGCCTACGTCGTGTTCACCATCAAGGTCAGCAACTGGCGCATCGACATCCGCCGTGCCGTCAATGAAAACGACTCGGCCGCCAACACGCGTGCGGTCGATAGCCTGCTCAACTACGAGACGGTGAAGTATTTCAACAACGAAGCCTGGGAAGCCCGCCGTTACGACGAGCAACTGATCAAATGGGAAGAGGCAGCAACGCGCAGCCAGACGACGCTGGCTTTCCTCAATCTCGGCCAGCAGGCGATTATCGCGCTCGGCGTCACGGCCATGATGTGGCGGGCGGCAAGCGGCGTGGTCGACGGCCGGATGACCATCGGCGACCTCGTGCTGGTCAATGCCTTCCTGATCCAGCTCTACATGCCGCTCAATTTCCTCGGCATCGTTTACCGCGAAATTCGCCAGGCGCTGACCGACATCGAGCGCATGTTCAAGCTACTCAGCGAGAACCGCGAAATCGCCGATGCGCCGGATGCCCGCGACCTGCCAACCGGCCCCCTGCAGGTCAATTTCGACGCGGTCGAGTTCGCTTACGAGTCGAACCGGCAGATCCTGAAAAACCTGAGTTTTGCCATTCCGCCCGGCAAAACGGTGGCCGTCGTCGGTCATTCCGGGGCCGGCAAGTCGACGCTGTCTCGACTGCTCTACCGCTTCTACGACGTCACGGGCGGCGCCGTTCAGATCAACGGCCATGATCTGCGCTCGTTGAAGCAAACCAGCCTGCGCGCCGCCATCGGCATCGTGCCGCAGGACACCGTGCTGTTCAACGACACCATTTTCTACAACATCAATTACGGCCGGCCGGAAGCGAGCCGCGAAGAAGTCTTCGCCGCGGCACGGGCAGCCCAGTTGCACGATTTCATCGAATCGCTGCCACTCAAGTACGAGACCCGCGTCGGCGAGCGTGGCCTGAAGTTATCCGGCGGCGAGAAGCAGCGCGTCGCCATTGCCCGTGCCCTGCTCAAAAACCCGCCCATCCTGATTTTCGACGAAGCCACCTCGGCCCTTGATTCAGCGACGGAACGCGCCATTCAGACTCAGTTGGAGGAAGTGGCCATCGGCCATACCACCCTGGTCATCGCCCACCGCCTGTCCACGGTCATGAATGCCGACGAAATCCTGGTCATGAGCGAAGGCCGCATCGTCGAGCGTGGCAGCCACGGCGCACTACTGGCTGCCGACGGAAATTACGCCCGGATGTGGACGCTGCAGCAACAGGAAAAACAAGAAATGGAGTCGGACACACAGTGA